The following proteins are co-located in the Urocitellus parryii isolate mUroPar1 chromosome 15, mUroPar1.hap1, whole genome shotgun sequence genome:
- the Fbxo46 gene encoding F-box only protein 46, which yields MDRGGLLPFQLWCPRPFGTYSQNQPRPPSTSLKSSTCSEPGSGAEPDHGPAHSENTPPALAAEAPAAQPAPLLSAAGAGDEGRVLLDTWYVIKPGNTKEKVAFFVAHQCGGGSRASSMKVKGHWGSDSSKAKRRRRCLESTKAPPDPGGREGPPAAEGGPTSAGEDVDLLSVAEMVALVEQRAALALQSYPRPTTPAPVVFVSAEQGGPPKGLGSERRSGGGDCSRVAEAVAHFEAQRDNPPTKGLRKEERPGPGPGEVRIAFRISNGREPRTPDGSLPNGGGGRSGCAFPGSPGPGARTKDKITCDLYQLISPSRDALPSNVEFLLARADEASEAETPTPARPEDTPPAPPPPPARDCGASGFHVDVVVTGVVDECIFFGKDGTKNVKEETVCLTVSPEEPPPPGQLFFLQSRGPDGPPEPPPADAPTTLPGPDDAEGTADTSLCRLYRHVSHDFLEIRFKIQRLLEPRQYMLLLPEHVLVKIFSFLPTRALAALKCTCHHFKGIIEAFGVRATDSRWSRDPLYRDDPCKQCRKRYEKGDVSLCRWHPKPYHHDLPYGRSYWMCCRRADRETPGCRLGLHDNNWVLPCNGLGGGRTGREEGR from the coding sequence ATGGACCGTGGCGGCCTCCTGCCCTTCCAGCTCTGGTGTCCCCGGCCCTTTGGTACCTACTCCCAGAACCAGCCGCGCCCGCCTTCCACATCCCTCAAGTCATCAACCTGCTCCGAGCCAGGCAGTGGGGCTGAGCCTGACCATGGGCCTGCGCACTCGGAGAATACCCCGCCAGCCTTGGCCGCAGAGGCCCCTGCTGCTCAGCCTGCTCCGCTCCTCTCAGCAGCAGGTGCTGGTGATGAGGGCCGAGTCCTGCTGGACACGTGGTATGTTATCAAGCCTGGGAATACAAAGGAGAAGGTGGCCTTCTTCGTGGCCCACCAGTGTGGTGGAGGCAGCCGGGCCAGCTCCATGAAGGTCAAGGGGCACTGGGGCAGTGACAGCTCCAAGGCCAAGCGGAGGCGGCGCTGTCTGGAATCCACCAAAGCTCCTCCGGACCCAGGGGGCCGGGAGGGACCCCCTGCTGCCGAGGGGGGCCCCACTTCAGCAGGGGAGGATGTGGACTTGCTCTCTGTAGCAGAGATGGTGGCCCTGGTAGAACAGAGGGCCGCCCTGGCCCTGCAGAGCTATCCCCGCCCCACCACCCCAGCGCCTGTGGTCTTTGTGTCGGCTGAGCAAGGTGGACCACCTAAGGGGCTAGGGTCTGAACGGAGGTCTGGCGGTGGTGACTGCAGTCGTGTGGCTGAAGCAGTAGCCCATTTTGAGGCTCAGCGGGACAACCCTCCGACCAAGGGCCTCCGCAAGGAGGAGCGGCCAGGGCCAGGTCCTGGTGAGGTACGCATTGCCTTCCGCATCTCCAATGGCAGGGAGCCCCGCACACCAGACGGCAGCCTACCCAATGGAGGCGGGGGCCGGTCTGGCTGTGCCTTCCCTGGCAGCCCAGGTCCTGGGGCTCGAACCAAGGACAAGATCACCTGTGACTTATACCAGCTCATCAGCCCTTCCAGGGATGCCCTGCCCAGCAACGTGGAGTTCCTGCTGGCTAGGGCAGATGAAGCCAGCGAGGCTGAGACCCCAACCCCTGCCAGGCCTGAGGACactccccccgccccacccccaccccctgcccggGACTGTGGAGCATCAGGCTTTCACGTGGATGTGGTGGTGACAGGTGTGGTGGACGAGTGCATCTTCTTTGGCAAGGATGGCACCAAGAATGTAAAAGAAGAGACAGTGTGCCTGACTGTCAGTCCCGAGGAGCCACCCCCACCCGGCCAGCTCTTCTTCCTCCAGTCTCGGGGGCCAGATGGGCCCCCTGAGCCACCCCCAGCTGATGCGCCAACCACGCTGCCAGGCCCAGATGATGCTGAGGGGACAGCAGACACCTCCCTATGCCGCCTTTACCGTCATGTGTCACACGACTTCCTGGAGATCCGCTTCAAGATCCAGAGGCTGCTGGAGCCACGACAGTacatgctgctgctgcccgagcacGTGCTGGTCAAGATCTTCAGCTTCCTGCCCACAAGGGCCCTGGCAGCCCTCAAGTGCACCTGCCACCACTTCAAGGGCATCATTGAGGCATTCGGCGTCCGGGCCACAGACTCACGCTGGAGCCGAGACCCACTGTACCGCGATGACCCTTGCAAGCAGTGCCGCAAGAGATACGAGAAGGGTGACGTGTCACTCTGCCGATGGCACCCCAAGCCCTACCACCACGACCTGCCTTACGGACGTTCCTACTGGATGTGTTGTCGCCGAGCTGATCGTGAGACACCAGGCTGTCGCCTGGGCCTGCACGATAACAACTGGGTGCTGCCCTGCAATGGGCTGGGTGGGGGCCGCactggcagggaggaggggaggtga
- the Qpctl gene encoding glutaminyl-peptide cyclotransferase-like protein: MPSGGRGRPRLRLGERGLTEPPSLPKRRLLPRVQLLPVLLLALAVGSAFYIIWSSWHRGTEELSQGRRLRAPPIGSLPEDRLRRVVGQLDPQRLWSTYLRPLLIVRTPGSPGNLQVRKFLEATLRTLTAGWHVELDPFTALTPLGPLDFGNIVATLDPGAAHHLTLACHYDSKLFPPGSGPFVGATDSAVPCALLLELAQALDLLLSRAKEQAAPVTLQLLFLDGEEALKEWGPKDSLYGSRHLAQLMESIPHSPGPTRIQAIELFVLLDLLGAPNPTFYSHFPRTLRWFHRLRSIEKRLHRLNLLQSHPQEVMYFQPGEPPGSVEDDHLPFLHRGVPVLHLISTPFPTVWHTPSDSEANLHPPTVYNLSRILAVFLAEYLGL; the protein is encoded by the exons ATGCCTTCCGGGGGCCGCGGTCGACCCCGGTTGAGGCTCGGGGAACGTGGCCTCACGGAGCCACCCTCATTGCCCAAGCGCCGCCTGCTACCGCGGGTGCAGCTGTTGCCCGTGCTGCTGCTGGCGCTGGCCGTGGGCTCCGCGTTCTACATCATCTGGAGCAGCTGGCACCGCGGGACTGAGGAGCTGTCGCAGGGCCGGCGGCTGCGG GCCCCGCCGATTGGAAGCCTCCCAGAAGACAGGCTGCGACGGGTGGTGGGGCAACTAGACCCACAGCGTCTCTGGAGTACTTACCTGCGTCCTCTGTTGATTGTGCGAACCCCTGGTAGCCCAGGCAATCTCCAAGTCAGAAAG TTCCTGGAGGCCACGCTGAGGACCCTGACAGCAGGCTGGCATGTAGAACTGGATCCCTTTACAGCGTTGACACCCCTGGGGCCACTGGACTTTGGCAACATAGTGGCCACGCTGGACCCAGGGGCTGCCCATCACCTCACCCTTGCCTGCCATTATGACTCGAAGCTCTTCCCTCCTGGGTCAGGCCCCTTTGTAGGGGCCACGGATTCggctgtgccctgtgccctgctACTGGAGCTGGCCCAGGCCCTTGATCTGTTATTGAGCAGGGCCAAGGAGCAG GCAGCCCCGGTGACACTACAGCTGCTCTTCTTGGATGGTGAAGAGGCGCTGAAGGAGTGGGGACCCAAGGACTCTCTTTATGGCTCCCGGCACCTAGCCCAGCTCATGGAGTCCATACCCCACAGTCCTGGCCCCACGAGGATCCAGGCTATT GAGCTCTTTGTGCTTCTTGATCTTCTGGGAGCACCCAACCCAACCTTCTACAGTCACTTCCCCCGCACTCTCCGCTGGTTCCATCGGCTGAGGAGCATCG AAAAGCGTCTGCATCGTCTGAACCTGCTGCAGTCTCATCCCCAGGAGGTGATGTACTTCCAGCCCGGGGAGCCTCCTGGCTCTGTGGAAGATGACCACCTCCCTTTCCTCCACAGAG GGGTCCCCGTGCTCCATCTCATCTCCACGCCCTTCCCCACCGTCTGGCACACACCTTCTGACTCCGAGGCCAATCTCCACCCACCCACGGTCTACAACCTGAGCCGCATCCTCGCTGTGTTCCTGGCCGAGTACCTGGGGCTCTAG
- the Snrpd2 gene encoding small nuclear ribonucleoprotein Sm D2 codes for MSLLNKPKSEMTPEELQKREEEEFNTGPLSVLTQSVKNNTQVLINCRNNKKLLGRVKAFDRHCNMVLENVKEMWTEVPKSGKGKKKSKPVNKDRYISKMFLRGDSVIVVLRNPLIAGK; via the exons at GAGCCTCCTCAACAAGCCCAAGAGTGAGATGACCCCAGAGGAGCTGCAGAAGCGGGAGGAGGAGGAATTTAACACAGGTCCACTCTCTGTGCTCACACAGTCAGTCAAGAACAACACCCAAGTGCTCATCAACTGCCGCAACAACAAGAAACTCTTGGGCCGTGTGAAGGCCTTTGACAG GCACTGCAACATGGTGCTGGAGAATGTGAAGGAGATGTGGACCGAGGTCCCCAAGAGTGGCAAGGGCAAGAAGAAGTCCAAGCCAGTCAACAAGGACCGCTACATCTCCAAGATGTTTCTGCGTGGAGACTCCGTCATTGTGGTCCTTCGGAACCCCCTCATCGCTGGCAAGTAG